In Cryptomeria japonica chromosome 10, Sugi_1.0, whole genome shotgun sequence, a genomic segment contains:
- the LOC131858854 gene encoding dirigent protein 23-like, translating to MIELNRHFGAFAVVVTIIFFALQPTEWATKLKVGKEKVSNLQFYFHDTVVGQNVTVVEAASAASTKNSPTFFGTVMVMDDPLTEGPEPTSKLSGRAQGLYAMISQQDIQLLMAVTYVFQSGEFKGSTLSVVGHNAVFNEVREMPIVGGSGKFRFARGYALAQTYSFDLTTDNAVVHYNVTVLHYSSPP from the exons ATGATAGAGCTGAATCGACATTTTGGGGCATTTGCAGTGGTGGTCACAATTATCTTCTTTGCCCTGCAACCGACTGAGTGGGCAACGAAGTTGAAAGTAGGAAAGGAAAAAGTAAGCAATTTGCAGTTCTATTTCCATGACACAGTTGTGGGACAGAACGTGACGGTTGTGGAAGCGGCGTCTGCTGCATCTACCAAAAATTCGCCCACTTTCTTTGGAACGGTGATGGTGATGGATGACCCCTTGACGGAAGGCCCTGAGCCAACCTCCAAATTGTCGGGCAGAGCTCAGGGTTTGTATGCAATGATCAGTCAACAAGATATTCAACTGCTAATGGCGGTCACTTACGTTTTTCAGAGTGGAGAGTTTAAGGGAAGCACACTTAGCGTGGTGGGGCACAACGCTGTGTTTAACGAGGTTAGGGAAATGCCAATTGTGGGAGGAAGTGGAAAATTCAGGTTTGCTCGAGGGTATGCCCTCGCCCAGACATACTCCTTCGACCTCACCACAGACAATGCAGTCGTCCATTACAATGTCACTGTGCTTCATTAC tcatctccacca
- the LOC131859596 gene encoding dirigent protein 23-like: MAGSWRQLREKVSNLNFYFHDTVSGQNVTAVQVASAPSTNASSTFFGTVMVIDDLLTEGPDLTSKLLGRAQGLYAMTSQEDIQLLMAVTYVFQSGEFNGSTLAVVGHNAVFNKVREMPIVGGSGKFRLARGYALAHTYSFDLTTGNAIVHYNATVLHY; this comes from the exons ATGGCGGGGTCATGGAGGCAATTAAGAG AAAAAGTAAGCAATTTGAATTTCTATTTCCATGACACAGTTTCGGGACAAAACGTGACGGCTGTGCAGGTGGCGTCCGCTCCATCGACCAATGCTTCCTCCACTTTCTTCGGAACTGTAATGGTGATTGACGATCTGTTGACGGAAGGCCCTGACCTCACCTCCAAATTGTTGGGCAGAGCTCAGGGATTATATGCAATGACCAGTCAAGAGGATATTCAACTGCTAATGGCGGTCACTTATGTTTTTCAGAGTGGGGAGTTTAACGGAAGCACACTCGCCGTGGTGGGTCACAACGCTGTGTTTAATAAGGTCAGGGAGATGCCAATTGTGGGAGGAAGTGGGAAATTTAGGCTGGCTCGAGGGTATGCCCTCGCTCACACATACTCGTTCGACCTCACCACTGGCAATGCAATCGTCCATTATAATGCCACTGTGCTTCATTACTAG